Proteins encoded within one genomic window of Cucumis sativus cultivar 9930 chromosome 3, Cucumber_9930_V3, whole genome shotgun sequence:
- the LOC101203745 gene encoding dnaJ homolog subfamily C member 2 — protein MTVQANLRLLTYSQEIVDGQPIYVASNCLPIKALKYEPAGHSFHNAALKLLGWEDEEVSDENEQAADDTEQKYAPSFDSYSSKGKKKSGGSTQQDHYALLGLSHLRYLATEEQIRKSYRETALKYHPDKQAALLLAEETEAAKQAKKDEIESHFKSIQEAYEVLIDPVKRRIYDSTDEFDDEIPTDCAPQDFFKVFGPAFMRNGRWSVNQSVPSLGDDKTPLKVVDDFYNFWYAFKSWREFPHADEFDLEQAESRDHKRWMERQNAKLSEKARKEEYARIRTLVDNAYKRDPRIQRRKEEEKAEKQRKKEAKFLAKKLQEEEAVRLAEEEKRRKEEEEKRAAELAQQQKKLKEKEKKLLRKERTRLRTLSGPAISQSLLDLSAEDVENLCSSLDIERLRNICDKMEGKKGMELAKVLRDAQECNSSDTKHQECKKTEEQNGSTTANATASLSGSLQKKERPWSKDEIELLRKGMQKYPKGTSRRWEVISEYIGTERSVEEILKATKTILLQKPDSAKAFDSFLEKRKPAQSIASPLSTREELEGVSSKKPEDNVAINGNLDMSSVGQNVNNQTPSNPSANGVSSSSEQDDWSAVQERALVQALKTFPKETNQRWERVAAAVPGKTVNQCKKKFTSMKENFRSRKNAA, from the coding sequence ATGACTGTCCAGGCCAATTTGCGTCTTCTAACCTATTCACAGGAGATTGTCGATGGACAACCAATTTATGTTGCCTCAAATTGTCTTCCAATCAAGGCGTTGAAATATGAACCTGCTGGCCATTCTTTCCATAATGCTGCCCTTAAACTCCTTGGTTGGGAGGACGAGGAAGTGAGCGATGAGAATGAGCAGGCGGCTGATGATACAGAACAGAAGTATGCTCCATCATTTGATTCGTACAGCAGCAAAGGTAAAAAGAAATCTGGTGGAAGCACACAACAAGATCATTATGCGTTGTTGGGTTTGAGTCATTTAAGATATCTAGCGACTGAGGAACAGATAAGAAAAAGTTATCGAGAAACTGCTTTGAAGTATCATCCTGACAAACAAGCTGCGCTTCTTCTTGCTGAGGAAACTGAAGCTGCAAAACAAGCAAAGAAGGATGAAATAGAAAGTCACTTTAAATCTATTCAAGAAGCGTATGAAGTGTTGATTGATCCTGTCAAAAGAAGAATTTATGACTCAACAGATGAGTTTGATGATGAGATTCCTACTGATTGTGCTCCACAAGATTTCTTTAAGGTGTTTGGTCCAGCTTTTATGAGGAATGGGCGTTGGTCTGTTAACCAATCTGTTCCATCATTAGGCGATGATAAAACTCCATTGAAAGTAGTTGATGATTTCTACAACTTTTGGTATGCCTTTAAAAGTTGGAGAGAGTTCCCACACGCTGATGAATTTGATCTTGAGCAAGCAGAGTCTCGGGACCATAAGAGGTGGATGGAGAGACAGAATGCTAAACTTTCAGAAAAGGCCAGAAAGGAAGAATATGCTAGGATTCGTACACTCGTGGATAATGCATACAAACGAGACCCTAGAatccaaagaagaaaagaagaagagaaagctgaaaaacagaggaagaaggaagcaAAATTTTTGGCAAAGAAGTTACAGGAAGAGGAAGCTGTTAGGCTTGCTGAAGAGGAGAAACGTAGAaaggaggaagaggagaaaCGTGCTGCAGAACTGGCTCAACAgcagaaaaagttgaaagagaaggagaagaaactCCTACGAAAAGAACGGACTCGCCTTAGAACGCTTTCTGGGCCTGCGATATCTCAGTCTTTGCTTGATCTTTCTGCGGAAGATGTGGAAAATCTCTGTTCTTCTCTTGACATTGAGCGGCTGCGAAATATTTGTGATAAAATGGAAGGCAAAAAAGGAATGGAGCTTGCGAAGGTTCTTAGAGATGCTCAGGAATGCAATAGTTCAGATACAAAGCATCAGGAATGCAAGAAGACGGAAGAGCAGAATGGTTCTACAACTGCTAATGCCACTGCCTCACTAAGCGGCAGCCTTCAGAAGAAGGAGAGGCCTTGGAGCAAAGATGAAATTGAGCTCTTAAGGAAAGGAATGCAGAAGTATCCTAAAGGAACTTCCCGTAGGTGGGAGGTTATCTCAGAGTACATTGGTACAGAGAGATCagttgaagaaattttgaaggCAACCAAAACGATCCTCTTGCAGAAACCTGACTCTGCCAAGGCTTTCGACTCATTTCTCGAGAAAAGGAAACCGGCACAGTCCATTGCATCTCCGCTTTCAACTAGAGAAGAGTTAGAAGGTGTATCCTCTAAAAAACCCGAAGACAATGTGGCAATTAATGGCAATCTGGACATGTCCTCGGTAGGACAAAATGTAAACAACCAAACTCCTAGCAATCCATCTGCAAATGGAGTATCCTCTAGTTCAGAGCAAGACGATTGGTCAGCTGTACAAGAAAGAGCACTAGTCCAAGCTCTAAAAACATTCCCAAAGGAGACCAACCAGAGATGGGAGCGGGTTGCTGCCGCCGTACCTGGCAAAACGGTGAACCAATGCAAGAAAAAATTCACATCAATGAAGGAGAACTTTAGAAGCAGAAAGAATGCTGCTTAA